Proteins encoded together in one Carya illinoinensis cultivar Pawnee chromosome 3, C.illinoinensisPawnee_v1, whole genome shotgun sequence window:
- the LOC122303390 gene encoding uncharacterized protein LOC122303390, with translation MAINLYSESSNTATSPRISFSHDFCQLDVVPVERRPLRSNSSGLGSSIDFDFCVHESFDQESSSADELFSDGKMIPTEIKKKGNAPSKQMDQYCGSHPPMLPPRAMRGSSAVSGESSKQESTKESKTTINEADEKQNSKSFWRFKRSSSCGSGYGRSLCPLPALLSRSNSTGSAANLKRAPFSNDGQNSKQSSQKHLSTKASRSSVSTSYPKPPLKKGHGAYGNGVGINPILNVPSTNLFGLGSIFSNGKDKNKK, from the coding sequence ATGGCAATTAACCTATACTCCGAAAGCTCTAATACGGCTACGAGTCCTAGGATTTCATTTTCTCATGATTTTTGCCAACTCGATGTTGTACCCGTTGAACGCCGCCCTCTTCGATCAAACTCCTCGGGTTTGGGCTCGAGCATCGATTTCGACTTCTGTGTCCACGAGAGTTTCGATCAAGAGTCTTCTTCTGCAGACGAGCTTTTTTCTGATGGGAAAATGATTCCTACTGAAATCAAGAAAAAGGGGAACGCTCCCTCAAAGCAAATGGATCAGTACTGCGGTTCTCATCCTCCAATGCTCCCACCACGTGCTATGCGTGGAAGTAGTGCTGTTAGTGGTGAAAGTTCAAAGCAAGAAAGCACCAAGGAAAGCAAGACTACGATTAATGAAGCGGATGAGAAGCAAAATTCCAAGTCATTTTGGCGGTTTAAGCGTAGTAGTAGCTGTGGCAGTGGATATGGTAGGAGCTTGTGCCCATTACCGGCACTTCTCTCGCGGAGCAACTCAACAGGATCTGCAGCAAATCTTAAGCGAGCTCCATTTTCGAATGATGGTCAAAATTCTAAGCAGAGTTCTCAGAAACATTTATCAACAAAAGCGTCAAGATCTTCTGTTTCAACGAGTTATCCAAAGCCTCCATTGAAGAAGGGTCATGGAGCATATGGTAATGGTGTTGGGATTAATCCCATTTTAAATGTTCCTTCGACTAATTTATTCGGCTTAGGTTCAATCTTCTCCAATGGCAAAGACAAGAACAAGAAGTGA
- the LOC122302823 gene encoding uncharacterized protein LOC122302823: MNENPGKASSCLAITTEKRTHRPGGCVGIFFQLFDWNRRFAKKKLFSRKLLPPVRAKQASKKFKGDEKMPISKLHLIADENSGGFPNVKKNGNRRVDFDKKHEMRAPGLVARLMGLESMPAVHRDRPKKPSFTDSYVNGEEKVMASPSRFDKGELNLGKGGTKQESRPQKLQKTGPFEGRAVTRFGAEALQIKSVLSRSRKHHNHHPKLASPLKGPRISSGRNVSRSSRLIGAATRILEPGLQATSRAKCTLSYSSSVHHSPTDEIETERMSFMSLDSSKQSNYNAGSAQHLMGQASCKNCGNLVAYEPNVGENPSAFFASNFVNASTRDSGWSKPRAPESSHEQEREVAFHRSKDQDVPLAAKSKESLRIHYEPIAERLPLSQEGQRQLHLSSQTCKPKKDESSSVVFKHMMQTEDRMLLGRDRIPPRAKVSNLQGQRVSSAGNTVAATKDFVALNRSLTGRTRLKLPTKVDNSRLDAGKKACNGRDGSLPQLRTPVRKRRTINFSGQTESPGFVSSTIAKGRNICTDASTGKSMRLNAHSMNQNGVSSRLTGQGDEERTNGNKETDIISFTFNSPVRHKTVVPTKMEERIRIRHEDESLSFQKALPLRRDALGILLEQKLKELTCQEDNELTKGAPAKTSSAMILQELISAMTAGQPCFQDGHIFNNDIAFETKAEMEGLVGSSCQIHHLSPGSVLEASFSSSSLDESPVPGHRLCPNSMDYSYNQLQPREFDTDLLDSATSSDKERTDCGMVADFVRNVTKILDTMNLTGDGLMGITVSQAKEVILNSELLFGGASPHTLDGMKGFLVSPCLLDELESFARAAWTNYIGFIGLEDTKEGNYLRRLLFDMVIECLDSKYGRYCNSGFKTWSRLPLCMSRDKLILDVAEEVRRWTDLVGMIPDEIIEWEMGHSLGKWTDFHIEVFETGAQIDGDILQFLVEEIVMDLLDGRSGPF, from the exons ATGAATGAGAATCCGGGGAAAGCGTCGTCGTGTTTGGCCATTACTACAGAGAAGCGGACGCATAGGCCTGGTGGTTGTGTTGGGATTTTCTTTCAGCTTTTTGATTGGAACCGGAGGTTCGCCAAGAAAAAGCTCTTCTCCAGGAAGCTGCTTCCACCAG TTCGTGCAAAACAAGCTTCTAAGAAGTTTAAAGGGGATGAGAAGATGCCCATTTCCAAGCTCCATTTG ATTGCTGATGAAAACAGTGGGGGTTTCCCAAATGTGAAGAAAAATGGGAATCGTAGGGTAGATTTCGATAAAAAGCATGAAATGCGGGCTCCGGGTTTGGTTGCTAGGCTAATGGGTCTTGAATCCATGCCAGCTGTGCATCGAGATAGGCCTAAGAAACCCTCATTCACCGATAGTTATGTTAATGGAGAGGAGAAAGTTATGGCTAGTCCCAGTAGGTTTGATAAGGGGGAGTTGAATTTGGGGAAGGGAGGTACCAAGCAGGAATCAAGACCTCAGAAGCTTCAAAAGACTGGGCCGTTTGAGGGACGGGCAGTGACTAGGTTTGGAGCTGAGGCATTACAAATTAAGAGTGTTTTGTCAAGGTCAAGAAAGCACCATAATCATCACCCAAAGCTTGCTTCTCCGTTGAAGGGTCCTAGGATTTCCTCTGGGAGGAATGTGTCTCGAAGCTCTAGGTTAATTGGAGCTGCTACTAGGATTTTGGAACCAGGCCTGCAAGCTACCAGCAGAGCGAAATGCACTCTTTCTTATTCAAGTTCTGTGCATCATTCTCCCACAGATGAGATTGAGACAGAGAGAATGAGCTTTATGTCACTGGATTCATCGAAGCAATCTAATTATAATGCGGGCTCAGCCCAGCATTTGATGGGGCAGGCATCTTGTAAAAATTGTGGTAATTTGGTGGCCTATGAACCAAACGTTGGGGAAAATCCATCTGCTTTTTTTGCTTCAAATTTTGTCAATGCCTCTACTCGGGACTCAGGATGGAGTAAACCAAGGGCACCAGAATCCTCCCATGAGCAAGAAAGAGAGGTGGCTTTTCATAGAAGCAAGGACCAGGATGTTCCTCTTGCTGCTAAATCAAAGGAAAGTTTACGAATCCATTATGAACCAATTGCAGAAAGACTGCCTCTATCTCAAGAGGGTCAACGACAATTGCATTTATCGAGCCAAACATGCAAGCCTAAAAAAGATGAATCATCTTCTGTAGTTTTCAAGCACATGATGCAAACAGAGGATCGTATGTTGCTAGGGAGGGACAGGATTCCGCCTAGGGCTAAAGTAAGTAATCTACAGGGCCAAAGAGTCTCATCAGCTGGAAATACTGTTGCTGCGACCAAAGATTTTGTTGCTTTGAACCGAAGTCTAACTGGTCGAACTAGGCTGAAGCTGCCTACCAAGGTAGACAATTCCAGGCTTGACGCAGGAAAGAAGGCTTGTAATGGAAGGGATGGTTCCTTGCCACAATTAAGAACTCCAGTGCGGAAAAGGAGAACTATAAATTTCAGTGGGCAAACTGAAAGCCCAGGTTTTGTCAGTTCGACGATTGCGAAAGGGAGAAATATTTGCACTGATGCTTCGACTGGAAAAAGCATGAGGCTTAATGCTCACTCCATGAACCAAAACGGTGTCAGTAGTAGATTAACAGGTCAGGGAGATGAAGAGAGAACCAATGGAAACAAGGAAActgatattatttcttttactttcaatTCCCCTGTAAGGCACAAGACTGTAGTTCCAACCAAAATGGAAGAGAGAATAAGAATAAGACATGAAGATGAAAGTCTATCTTTTCAAAAGGCATTGCCATTGAGAAGAGATGCTTTAGGGATCCTTCTAGAACAAAAATTGAAGGAATTAACTTGTCAAGAAGATAATGAATTGACAAAGGGTGCTCCAGCGAAGACATCTTCTGCTATGATTCTCCAGGAGTTAATATCTGCCATGACAGCAGGGCAGCCTTGCTTTCAAGATGGTCATATTTTCAATAATGATATAGCTTTCGAG ACTAAAGCAGAGATGGAAGGATTAGTTGGAAGTTCATGTCAGATTCATCATCTTAGCCCTGGATCTGTTCTTGAAGCTTCATTCTCTTCTAGTAGTTTGGATGAAAGCCCAg TTCCAGGGCATAGGTTGTGCCCCAACTCCATGGATTATTCCTATAATCAGTTACAACCACGGGAATTCGACACTGATCTTTTGGATTCGGCAACCTCATCTGATAAAGAGAGGACAGATTGTGGGATGGTCGCTGATTTTGTCAGAAATGTCACCAAAATATTAGATACCATGAATCTTACTGGGGACGGGCTGATGGGAATTACGGTCTCTCAAGCGAAGGAGGTAATCTTAAATTCTGAACTCTTATTTGGAGGTGCAAGCCCACATACCTTAGATGGAATGAAAGGCTTTCTTGTTAGTCCCTGTCTCCTTGATGAACTGGAATCTTTTGCTCGTGCTGCGTGGACAAATTACATTGGCTTTATTGGTTTGGAGGACACCAAAGAGGGAAATTACCTTCGGAGACTTCTTTTTGACATGGTCATAGAATGTTTAGACTCAAAATATGGTCGATACTGCAATTCTGGATTCAAGACATGGTCTAGATTGCCATTATGCATGAGTAGGGATAAGTTGATTTTAGATGTTGCAGAGGAGGTTAGGAGGTGGACTGATTTGGTTGGGATGATCCCAGACGAGATAATAGAATGGGAGATGGGTCATTCCTTGGGGAAATGGACGGATTTTCATATCGAAGTATTTGAGACTGGTGCCCAAATCGATGGGGACATACTTCAGTTTTTGGTTGAGGAAATTGTGATGGACCTGTTGGATGGCAGGTCAGGTCCCTTCTGA
- the LOC122302824 gene encoding uncharacterized protein LOC122302824: MLRPKQSQTSNSSTMAETNGSLPQTYQENPMLQSLFHALDPISLIRSQNSISNQPVPLRLITEGFIMERGPRYRAYAELREAKLRMNQRKQQEPEQYEPKLTPPKKQVKFQANLVSRPKGSSSILAQSVPDFSAALRKENRKPVTTLPSVLEMTPPSKNWSKVNGVLSNSRGSKSASAGEKRGGGAGGLMARKSYASVEEFKGLSSTAANAINGENRRGRSSRGVAKTVLGYRQF; encoded by the coding sequence ATGCTCCGCCCCAAACAGAGCCAAACCTCAAATTCATCAACAATGGCAGAGACCAACGGCTCCCTGCCTCAAACCTATCAAGAAAATCCAATGCTCCAATCTCTCTTCCACGCCCTCGACCCCATATCACTTATCCGCTCTCAGAATTCAATCTCCAATCAACCCGTCCCTCTTAGGCTCATTACGGAGGGCTTTATCATGGAGAGAGGCCCAAGATATCGAGCATACGCTGAGCTGCGAGAGGCAAAGCTAAGAATGAATCAAAGAAAGCAACAAGAACCGGAACAGTATGAGCCAAAGCTAACCCCTCCGAAGAAACAGGTCAAATTTCAAGCGAATTTGGTCTCTAGGCCTAAAGGGTCCTCCTCCATTCTTGCGCAGTCGGTACCGGATTTCTCAGCGGCATTACGGAAAGAGAACCGGAAGCCAGTGACGACACTTCCGTCAGTGCTCGAGATGACGCCACCATCAAAGAACTGGTCCAAAGTAAACGGCGTTTTGTCGAACTCGAGAGGGAGTAAGTCGGCAAGTGCAGGGGAAAAGAGGGGTGGTGGTGCTGGTGGATTAATGGCAAGGAAGAGCTATGCTAGTGTTGAGGAATTCAAGGGGCTGTCCTCGACCGCCGCGAATGCCATTAATGGAGAAAACAGGAGAGGGAGGAGCAGTAGAGGGGTGGCTAAGACCGTTTTGGGGTACAGACAGTTTTGA
- the LOC122303230 gene encoding zinc finger protein 6-like gives MAEIDYLTKPNTTTTTTPLKLFGFNIQNVSEENDSDSSKSPSGSHESEIFQSTEGRKYECQYCCREFANSQALGGHQNAHKKERQLLKRAQMQASRNQMAAASHLRKNPMISAFTPPAHLLGPAAGTPPQAPSWFLMSHAGTATPYALPSGGVYHSGATSMPGRRFYAGEVEESMMAVFSHGVGNHAGLVPGSGFARDGGGSHFDKSLGLNLQLGLGPTGP, from the coding sequence ATGGCTGAGATTGATTATCTTACAAAACCAAATACCACCACGACCACCACACCTCTGAAGCTCTTTGGCTTCAACATTCAGAACGTTTCTGAAGAAAACGACTCGGATTCTAGCAAATCCCCATCTGGGTCACACGAATCTGAAATTTTCCAATCCACCGAAGGCAGAAaatacgagtgtcaatactgttGCCGCGAGTTCGCCAATTCACAGGCATTGGGGGGCCATCAAAACGCccacaagaaagaaagacaGCTACTAAAGCGGGCACAAATGCAAGCAAGTCGAAACCAGATGGCCGCCGCCTCACACCTTCGGAAAAACCCAATGATATCAGCGTTCACGCCACCAGCACACCTCCTTGGTCCAGCGGCGGGGACGCCGCCACAGGCCCCTTCGTGGTTTCTCATGTCTCATGCAGGTACAGCAACTCCTTATGCCCTGCCAAGCGGTGGCGTGTATCATTCTGGGGCGACCTCGATGCCTGGAAGGCGTTTCTATGCCGGGGAAGTTGAGGAGTCCATGATGGCAGTTTTCTCTCATGGCGTCGGCAACCATGCCGGACTTGTCCCTGGGAGTGGGTTCGCCAGAGACGGTGGAGGTTCTCACTTTGATAAGAGTTTGGGCCTGAATTTGCAACTCGGTCTTGGGCCTACTGGACCATGA